The following are from one region of the Heterodontus francisci isolate sHetFra1 chromosome 34, sHetFra1.hap1, whole genome shotgun sequence genome:
- the LOC137348798 gene encoding probable G-protein coupled receptor 139, whose product MRSQLLIEMHGSAKDLVFAIYYPVLAAIGIPANLSVIVTLTRGKCGLSRCIVYYLVAMSVTDLLVMIIAVILNRIAGIYFPASFLSITPLCSLRVVLYIAAIDSSVWLTVAFTFDRFMAICCQKLKITYCTEKTAARVIGTVCTLSCLNNTFWYFIYEPFDIVNNIPWFCHVKIIFYTSPAWTAYEWIHRILTPCLPFIFILLLNALTVRHILAASKVRRRLRAHSNRENQSDPEMEKRRNSMVLLFAISGSFILSYLLLFITFVYIRIARISYFSGSNFKESNYILEESGYMLQLLSSCINPFIYAGTQSQFRVELKKGAKFPIIQIFNMFK is encoded by the exons ATGCGTTCACAGCTTCTGATAGAAATGCACGGATCAGCAAAAGAtctggtgtttgccatttactatcccgtCCTTGCAGCTATTGGGATTCCAG CTAACTTGTCAGTAATTGTGACGCTGACCCGAGGaaaatgcggtctctccagatgtatcgtttactacctggtggccatgtctgtgacggatctcctggtcatgatcattgctgtgatattaaaccggattgctggtatttatttcccagCCAGTTTCCTCTCCATCACACCATTATGTAGTCTCCGTGTTGTCCTGTACATTGCAGCCATAGAtagttctgtctggttaacggtcgctttcacatttgatcgatttatggccatttgttgccagaaactgaaaataacatattgcaccgagaaaacggcagcgcGGGTTATAGGAACTGTCTGTACACTGAGCTGTTTAAATAATACATTCTGGTATTTTATATATGAACCTTTTGATATAGTTAACAATATACCCTGGTTCTGCCACGTAAAAATTATATTTTACACGTCACCTGCATGGACCGCATATGAATGGATTCACCGCATTTTAACACCTTGTCTCCCATTCATCTTTATTTTACTGCtgaatgctctgactgtcagacacattctcgcggccagtaaagtccgcaggagactccgggcccacagcaatagagagaatcagagtgatccAGAAATGGAGAAGCGTAGAAACTCCATGGTTCTACTTTTTGCCATCTCGGGCAGTTTTATCCTTTCATACTTGTTACTTTTTATAACTTTCGTCTACATCCGAATTGCGAGGATTAGTTATTTTTCTGGTTCCAATTTCAAagaatcaaattatattctggagGAAAGTGGAtatatgcttcagcttttgagttcTTGCATCAACCCGTTCATTTATGCAGGGACCCAAAGTCAATTCAGAGTCGAGTTAAAGAAAGGAGCGAAATTTCCAATTATTCAAATTTTTAATATGTTTAAATGA